The following are encoded in a window of Ignicoccus islandicus DSM 13165 genomic DNA:
- the pyrI gene encoding aspartate carbamoyltransferase regulatory subunit, whose product MKEMKVSKINNGTVIDHIPPGRALEVLKLLGITGKEGKMILVAMNVTSNRMKGGRKDIVKIEGLYLSEDQIRRIALIAPTATINIIKNREVVEKKGVEIPDEVSGILKCSNPTCITRNEKVRVASKFRVINKNPLRLQCVYCESIIEEEEISKYMVT is encoded by the coding sequence ATGAAGGAAATGAAGGTAAGCAAAATAAACAATGGAACTGTAATTGACCATATTCCTCCAGGAAGAGCCCTGGAGGTACTCAAGCTACTAGGCATAACTGGAAAGGAAGGTAAAATGATACTGGTAGCAATGAACGTAACTTCAAACAGGATGAAAGGTGGTAGGAAGGACATAGTAAAGATAGAGGGACTCTATTTATCTGAGGACCAAATAAGGAGAATAGCCTTAATAGCACCGACTGCTACCATAAATATTATAAAGAACCGGGAAGTCGTAGAGAAGAAAGGCGTTGAAATACCCGACGAGGTATCCGGAATATTGAAATGCTCTAATCCTACTTGTATAACTAGAAACGAAAAGGTTAGAGTGGCTTCAAAGTTTAGAGTCATAAATAAAAATCCGCTTAGATTACAGTGTGTCTATTGTGAGAGTATAATCGAAGAGGAAGAAATTAGTAAGTACATGGTGACGTAA
- a CDS encoding phosphoglycolate phosphatase: MDLSKVEVVAADVDGTLTEGISFVLDIDAIKALRELERYGIRVILVSGNSFPIVATLKRYLGTSAPTVFENGCGVGDFNWRELVVDEELCNVAKEAAEILLKVLSTNGWKPSWQNPWRMCDFALNSPTGEVKESDAQKAEEILREFGYLKHGIRVKASRHAIHVMPERCGKGLGVERILKRFGIPLEKLAAVGDAENDLDMIKLAGIGVAVSDAQDVLKKHADIVTPYPAGKGFAWFAKELLKARGLSS, encoded by the coding sequence ATGGACCTCTCAAAAGTAGAAGTTGTTGCTGCAGACGTAGATGGTACCTTAACAGAGGGAATTTCCTTCGTCTTGGATATAGATGCGATAAAAGCGCTGAGGGAATTGGAAAGATATGGAATAAGGGTCATACTGGTAAGTGGTAACAGCTTCCCTATCGTTGCTACCTTAAAGAGATATCTAGGTACCTCCGCACCTACTGTATTCGAGAACGGTTGTGGCGTAGGAGACTTCAATTGGAGGGAATTGGTGGTAGACGAGGAATTATGTAATGTAGCGAAAGAGGCTGCCGAAATACTACTAAAGGTACTATCTACAAACGGTTGGAAACCTTCCTGGCAAAACCCTTGGAGAATGTGCGATTTCGCCTTGAACTCTCCTACGGGTGAGGTAAAGGAAAGCGATGCCCAGAAGGCTGAGGAAATACTGAGAGAGTTCGGCTACCTAAAGCACGGTATAAGGGTGAAAGCGAGTCGTCACGCGATACACGTAATGCCAGAGAGATGCGGGAAGGGACTAGGTGTAGAGAGGATCTTGAAGAGGTTCGGTATACCGTTAGAGAAGTTGGCTGCCGTTGGCGACGCCGAAAACGATCTCGACATGATAAAATTAGCTGGCATAGGGGTTGCCGTTAGCGACGCACAAGACGTTTTGAAGAAGCATGCTGATATAGTAACCCCGTACCCTGCTGGAAAGGGCTTCGCTTGGTTCGCTAAAGAGTTACTTAAGGCAAGAGGGTTAAGCTCTTAA
- the pyrB gene encoding aspartate carbamoyltransferase, which yields MRHLISTRELSKKDMMEIWDIASEIESKRLHKSSWCLLEGKTVTLAFFEPSTRTRLSFQLAAKRLCANVLPTVGEEALSLAKGESFHDTVMVLDELSDVLVIRHWMEGAAKYASEIAKHAIVNAGDGRNYHPTQTLIDLYTVKKRFGTIDGLSFALVGDLRYARTAKSLLMALTKFNVKSIYIVAPPQLKPHPWIVEELRRNNVRVFETDNLNEIIGMVDVLYVTRIQKERIPDPAEYEKLRGSYRVTLELVKRGKSDLLVLHPLPRLDELDYEIDSTPHAGYLEQVRVAVPVRMAALAWSYGVV from the coding sequence TTGCGTCACCTAATCTCAACTAGAGAATTATCTAAGAAGGACATGATGGAAATATGGGACATTGCTTCTGAAATAGAGAGTAAACGCCTCCACAAAAGCTCTTGGTGTCTCCTAGAGGGCAAGACGGTCACTCTAGCATTCTTCGAGCCTTCCACTAGAACACGCTTAAGTTTTCAACTAGCGGCCAAGAGGTTATGTGCCAACGTTCTTCCTACGGTTGGGGAAGAAGCGTTAAGTTTAGCAAAGGGCGAGAGTTTTCACGATACCGTTATGGTCTTAGATGAACTAAGTGACGTGTTAGTAATAAGGCACTGGATGGAAGGCGCAGCTAAGTACGCTTCGGAAATAGCTAAGCATGCTATCGTTAACGCTGGCGATGGACGTAACTACCATCCAACTCAGACGCTGATAGACTTGTATACCGTAAAGAAGAGATTCGGAACCATTGATGGACTCAGTTTCGCATTAGTGGGAGATTTGAGATACGCTAGAACGGCTAAGTCACTCCTAATGGCTCTTACTAAGTTCAATGTTAAATCAATATATATAGTTGCACCGCCCCAGCTGAAACCACACCCATGGATAGTGGAAGAACTAAGGAGAAATAACGTTAGGGTTTTCGAAACGGATAACTTAAATGAAATTATAGGAATGGTAGACGTTTTATATGTAACTAGGATACAAAAGGAGAGAATCCCCGATCCAGCTGAATATGAGAAATTAAGGGGAAGTTATAGAGTAACGCTTGAATTGGTGAAGAGAGGCAAGAGCGATTTGCTAGTATTACACCCACTGCCTAGGCTCGATGAGTTGGATTACGAAATAGATAGTACGCCACACGCCGGTTATTTGGAACAAGTACGCGTTGCCGTTCCAGTTAGGATGGCCGCTCTAGCGTGGAGCTACGGGGTGGTATGA
- a CDS encoding YqaE/Pmp3 family membrane protein, with protein MGLILAWILGFIFPPLAILLLPNECERDKIGDFVIALILTFLLIVFGWLYVFPKISACETIIQSHSTALSPAIPQTVPVQTTGQSVGAATGGSGQVIVVNVKG; from the coding sequence GTGGGTTTGATACTAGCATGGATCTTAGGGTTCATCTTTCCACCCTTAGCGATATTACTGTTACCAAACGAGTGTGAAAGGGACAAGATAGGCGACTTCGTAATAGCACTAATCTTGACGTTCTTGCTGATAGTCTTCGGCTGGCTATACGTGTTTCCAAAGATTTCGGCGTGTGAAACTATAATACAGAGTCACTCCACAGCGCTGAGTCCAGCCATTCCACAAACCGTTCCAGTACAGACTACTGGTCAAAGCGTTGGGGCTGCTACTGGAGGTAGCGGCCAAGTAATAGTGGTTAACGTAAAGGGATGA